The following coding sequences lie in one Salvelinus fontinalis isolate EN_2023a chromosome 21, ASM2944872v1, whole genome shotgun sequence genomic window:
- the LOC129818394 gene encoding neurofilament medium polypeptide-like, whose protein sequence is MSYHPVDTIGSPFRRSMDSRTTYGRSTGTPSSGFRSQSWSRASPGSTMTSSYKRTVNMPVARAYSSTLLSSADSVDFNQTNGDYKRSNEKEQLQGLNDRFAGYIDKVHYLEQQNSQIEEEIQTLRQKQVSQSQLGDLYDQELQELRSMLEQIHHDKAQIQLDTDHVEDDIQRIRDRLDEEARIRDETEGIIRALKKDMTDSDLVKSELEKKVQSLHDEIAFIRNNHEEEVSDLFAQVQASQVTMERKDIQKTDITEALREIRTQLEGHSNQNLQQVENWFMCRYSKLTDAAEQNKDAIKSARDEIADYRRQLQSKTVELESVRGTRESLERQLNDIEDRHNSDLSSLQETIHQLDNELKGTKWEMARHLREYQDLLNVKMALDIEIAAYRKLLEGEETHFSTFPYRHTVTSSKKSKYEPPKLKVQHKFVEEIIEETRVEDEKDEMDQALDKIAQEFSASLEAEATDDGEDEGEEGGEEAEGEEGEGGEGESEEVVASTEAQVSSSTPAGEEEEDKEGGDEEEMGEKEEEGEKGEEGEDEGEKGDDTEGGDEGEGEGELEETVLCSKAPESKASPDKEKAGEKEGSGGEEETGEGEGEVKGDDQDEDAGSDKGSKDGDDKDEEDEKKGKDEKEDETDEKAAVAKTESPKTESPKSEAPKVEVQKSEAPKPSKPDSLKAESPKAGSPKSESPKAGSPKNESPKAVTPKSESPKPGSPKSESPKPAGSPKSESPKPAGSPKSESPKPSGSPKSESPKPAGSPKSESPKLAGSPKSESPKPAGSPKSESPKPAGSPKSESPKPAVSPTSESPKPAGSPKSESPKPAGSPTSESPKPAGSPKSESPKPAGSPTSESPKPAGSPKSESPKPAGSPKSESPKPAGSPKSESPKPAGSPKSESPKPAGSPKSESPKLGSPKAESPKGEAPKPEAPKSEAPKAAEEKVDKKSDSEEEKKIEKKDAAMNGDVEKTAPEDKDKKDEGGKEAEEKDVISNGVDESPTKDDPDQKDDPKDQKVVITKTVETITTGEDGAKHVTKSVTVTETVKESEDVMQEKTVSSKKMEKHSSQSVKVVTETE, encoded by the exons ATGAGTTACCACCCGGTGGACACGATAGGGAGTCCATTCAGGAGAAGTATGGATAGTAGGACCACCTACGGCCGCTCCACTGGCACCCCCTCCAGCGGGTTCCGTTCTCAGTCCTGGTCCCGGGCAAGCCCAGGCTCCACGATGACCTCCTCCTACAAGAGGACCGTCAATATGCCGGTAGCCAGAGCGTACAGCTCCACACTCCTCAGCTCCGCCGACAGCGTTGATTTCAATCAAACGAACGGAGACTACAAGCGCTCCAACGAGAAAGAGCAGCTCCAGGGGCTCAACGACCGCTTCGCCGGTTACATCGACAAGGTGCACTACCTGGAGCAGCAGAACAGCCAGATCGAAGAGGAGATCCAGACGCTGCGGCAGAAGCAGGTGTCGCAATCCCAGCTAGGGGATTTATACGACCAGGAACTCCAGGAGCTGCGCTCCATGCTGGAGCAGATTCACCACGATAAAGCGCAGATCCAGCTCGACACGGACCACGTCGAGGATGACATCCAGAGAATTAGGGACCGCTTAGATGAGGAAGCCCGCATCAGGGATGAGACGGAAGGCATCATCCGGGCGTTGAAAAAAGATATGACCGACTCTGATTTGGTGAAGTCAGAGTTGGAGAAGAAAGTTCAGTCACTGCATGACGAGATTGCCTTTATCCGCAACAACCACGAGGAAGAGGTGAGCGACCTGTTCGCCCAGGTGCAGGCGTCGCAGGTGACCATGGAGAGGAAAGACATCCAGAAGACGGACATCACCGAGGCGCTCCGGGAGATCCGCACCCAGCTCGAGGGCCACTCCAACCAGAACCTGCAGCAGGTGGAGAACTGGTTCATGTGCCGCTATTCCAAGCTCACTGATGCTGCGGAACAAAACAAAGATGCAATCAAGTCCGCCCGTGATGAGATAGCAGACTACCGCCGCCAGCTTCAGTCCAAGACCGTGGAGTTAGAGTCCGTCCGTGGAACCAGGGAGTCACTGGAGAGGCAGTTGAATGACATCGAGGACCGACACAACAGCGACTTGTCCAGCCTGCAG GAGACCATCCACCAGCTGGATAATGAGCTCAAGGGCACGAAGTGGGAGATGGCGCGCCATCTGCGTGAGTACCAGGACCTGCTCAATGTCAAGATGGCCCTCGACATTGAGATTGCTGCATACAG GAAACTCCTAGAAGGTGAAGAGACCCACTTTAGCACTTTCCCTTACCGCCACACCGTCACCTCCTCTAAGAAGTCCAAGTATGAGCCTCCCAAACTGAAAGTTCAGCATAAGTTTGTAGAGGAGATCATCGAGGAGACCAGGGTAGAGGATGAGAAGGATGAGATGGACCAGGCCCTGGATAAGATAGCCCAGGAGTTTTCTGCTTCTCTGGAGGCAGAGGCAACAGATGACGGAGAGgatgagggagaagagggaggagaagaagcagagggagaagagggagaagggggagagggtgaatCAGAAGAGGTTGTAGCCTCCACTGAAGCCCAAGTTAGCTCCAGCACACctgcaggggaggaagaggaggacaaagaAGGTGGCGATGAAGAGGAAATGGGAGAAAAAGAAGAAGAGGGTGAGAAAGGAGAAGAGGGTGAGGATGAGGGTGAGAAGGGAGATGATACAGAAGGTGGTgatgagggagaaggagagggggaattAGAGGAGACAGTCCTGTGCTCTAAAGCCCCAGAATCAAAGGCCTCTCCTGACAAAGAGAAggctggagagaaggagggaagcggaggagaagaggagacaggagagggagagggagaagtgaAGGGTGATGATCAAGATGAAGATGCAGGTAGTGACAAAGGATCCAAAGATGGAGATGATAAGGATGAGGAAGATGAGAAGAAAGGAAAGGATGAGAAAGAAGACGAAACAGATGAGAAGGCAGCTGTAGCCAAGACAGAGTCTCCCAAAACAGAATCCCCCAAGAGTGAGGCCCCAAAAGTTGAGGTCCAGAAATCTGAGGCCCCAAAGCCCTCCAAGCCAGACTCCCTAAAAGCTGAATCCCCAAAGGCTGGGTCTCCCAAGTCTGAGTCACCAAAAGCTGGATCCCCCAAAAATGAATCCCCCAAAGCTGTAACCCCCAAATCTGAATCTCCAAAACCTGGCTCCCCCAAATCTGAATCGCCAAAACCTGCTGGATCCCCCAAATCTGAATCCCCAAAACCTGCTGGATCCCCTAAATCTGAATCACCAAAACCTTCTGGATCCCCTAAATCTGAATCCCCAAAACCTGCTGGATCCCCTAAATCTGAATCCCCAAAACTTGCTGGATCCCCTAAATCTGAATCCCCAAAACCTGCTGGATCCCCTAAATCTGAATCTCCAAAACCTGCTGGATCCCCTAAATCTGAATCCCCAAAACCTGCTGTATCCCCTACTTCTGAATCCCCAAAACCTGCTGGATCCCCTAAATCTGAATCCCCAAAACCTGCTGGATCCCCTACTTCTGAATCTCCAAAACCTGCTGGATCCCCTAAATCTGAATCCCCAAAACCTGCTGGATCCCCTACTTCTGAATCCCCAAAACCTGCTGGATCCCCTAAATCTGAATCCCCAAAACCTGCTGGCTCCCCCAAATCTGAATCCCCAAAACCTGCTGGCTCCCCCAAATCGGAATCCCCAAAACCTGCTGGCTCCCCCAAATCTGAATCCCCAAAACCTGCTGGCTCCCCCAAATCGGAATCCCCCAAATTAGGATCCCCCAAGGCAGAGTCCCCTAAGGGTGAGGCCCCCAAACCAGAAGCTCCAAAGTCAGAGGCCCCCAAGGCTGCAGAAGAGAAAGTAGACAAAAAGAGTGATTCAGAGGAAGAGAAAAAGATAGAAAAGAAAGACGCAGCCATGAACGGAGATGTGGAGAAGACTGCCCCAGAGGACAAGGACAAGAAGGATGAGGGTGGGAAAGAGGCAGAGGAGAAGGATGTTATCTCAAATGGAGTGGACGAGAGCCCCACTAAAGATGACCCCGACCAGAAAGATGATCCAAAGGACCAGAAGGTGGTCATCACCAAAACAGTGGAGACCATCACCACTGGAGAGGACGGGGCCAAGCATGTCACCAAATCGGTCACTGTCACCGAGACTGTGAAGGAGTCTGAGGATGTGATGCAGGAGAAGACAGTCTCCAGCAAGAAGATGGAGAAACACTCTTCCCAGTCCGTCAAGGTGGTGACTGAAACTGAGTAA